In a single window of the Littorina saxatilis isolate snail1 linkage group LG5, US_GU_Lsax_2.0, whole genome shotgun sequence genome:
- the LOC138967540 gene encoding uncharacterized protein C6orf62 homolog produces MGDPHTRKSAALNRLRGQLRKKRESLADQFEFKMYILFHFKDKKKTSAVFEVAEVVPVMTNNYEESILKGAKEEAYSYESSRELLEKDVVQLHAPRWQPMRRDILGCTTDMDYFLWPRNDIDRIECHVFSRWKGDNSAFRPIMCEFMFNQLDYERQLMRLLPGREKTGLIINNPQQTMFLFVDKHVKQTTKNKVMLFKLSSVCLYIPQDQLMSWGVGSVDDLLSPSAVDEQD; encoded by the exons ATGGGAGATCCACATACAAGAAAGAGCGCAGCATTGAATCGCCTCAGAGGACAACTGCGGAAGAAAAGAGAATCTCTTGCGGATCAGTTTGAATTTAAGATGTACATTCTCTTTCATTTCAAAGATAAG AAAAAGACCAGTGCTGTGTTTGAGGTGGCGGAGGTTGTACCTGTGATGACAAATAACTATGAAGAAAGTATTCTGAAAGGTGCAAAG gaGGAAGCGTATTCTTACGAGAGTTCGCGGGAGCTACTAGAAAAGGATGTTGTGCAGTTACATGCACCTCGCTGGCAACCCATGCGTCGG GACATCCTGGGGTGTACTACTGACATGGACTACTTCCTGTGGCCGCGCAACGACATCGACCGTATTGAGTGCCATGTGTTTTCCCGGTGGAAAGGTGATAATTCTGCCTTCAGGCCTATTATG TGCGAGTTCATGTTCAACCAGTTGGACTATGAGCGGCAGCTGATGCGCTTGCTCCCTGGGCGAGAGAAGACAGGTCTCATCATCAACAATCCGCAGCAGACCATGTTCCTCTTCGTCGACAAGCATGTCAAGCAG ACTACCAAAAACAAAGTGATGCTGTTCAAGCTGTCCAGCGTCTGTCTCTACATTCCACAG GATCAGCTGATGAGCTGGGGTGTGGGGAGTGTCGACGACTTGCTGTCTCCCAGCGCTGTTGATGAGCAGGACTAG
- the LOC138967541 gene encoding protein PET100 homolog, mitochondrial-like, producing the protein MGGWKLEVFKMAVYMTFPVGLFYYFNQPEFFETWMLKKRNTLFPPQEVNAKERINKTIDYLEKRREEQIKKEKAS; encoded by the exons ATGGGTGGATGGAAACTAGAAGTTTtcaag ATGGCAGTTTACATGACTTTTCCTGTGGGGTTGTTCTACTACTTCAACCAGCCCGAATTCTTTGAAACCTGGATGCTTAAAAAAAGG AACACATTGTTTCCTCCGCAGGAGGTGAATGCT AAAGAACGCATCAACAAGACCATTGATTACTTGGAGAAAAGACGAGAGGAACAGAttaagaaagaaaaagcttcaTAA